One genomic window of Branchiostoma floridae strain S238N-H82 chromosome 4, Bfl_VNyyK, whole genome shotgun sequence includes the following:
- the LOC118413491 gene encoding cyclic AMP-dependent transcription factor ATF-2-like, whose translation MEDSTSDLLEDCKNLNTSELPPLVLIDGEMLNWDMSKAQLVQTSQEDIESPSTSHKEEPKELKQCSQTEKQSDVQVVVPNFEMLNKPPDSRVQRQVSKEDEERTRIRREKNRAAAERCRQKSKDRAEGLRKKTLHLENSNSGLRAEIGRLKLELRTLRAEVARHMTLCHSGEIIAQEWQDFMRKLETSNDP comes from the exons ATGGAGGACTCCACATCCGATCTGCTAGAGGACTGCAAAAACCTGAACACGTCAGAGCTGCCGCCGCTAGTTCTCATCGACGGAGAAATGCTCAACTGGGACATGTCCAAAGCACAGCTCGTGCAGACTTCACAGGAGGATATTGAATCCCCATCTACTTCTCATAAAGAAGAGCCTAAGGAACTGAAGCAATGTAGCCAAACCGAAAAGCAGTCCGATGTTCAAGTCGTGGTGCCGAACTTTGAGATGCTAAACAAACCGCCGGACAGCCGAGTGCAGAGACAG GTGAGTAAGGAAGATGAAGAGCGGACGAGAATTCGCAGGGAGAAGAACAGAGCCGCAGCCGAAAGATGTCGTCAGAAAAGCAAGGATCGGGCGGAAGGTCTCAGGAAG AAAACACTTCACCTGGAAAACTCGAACTCAGGGTTGCGCGCGGAGATCGGGCGGTTGAAGCTGGAACTGAGGACACTCAGGGCAGAAGTCGCCAGACACATGACACTGTGCCACAGCGGGGAGATAATAGCACAAGAGTGGCAGGATTTTATGAGGAAACTTGAGACTAGCAATGATCCATAA
- the LOC118413125 gene encoding fos-related antigen 2-like: MSENSFNEVPDQPPLILLAGESEVHWAAAQIHSQPAPSSVQHSHSSTFVKEGQEERLTWDPPEFEPTETLSSQKDKEHSRLRREKNRGAAARCRLRRRDREERLRKNTVRLENANSGLRAEIARLQHELKGLSTHAMSHMELCHRGEEHRGTHWTTDQLAWRTPTQDSVRRWRGYSMNTCPHTS; encoded by the exons ATGTCTGAAAACTCGTTCAACGAGGTTCCGGACCAGCCACCGCTGATTCTGCTCGCAGGGGAGAGCGAAGTGCACTGGGCAGCAGCCCAAATTCATTCTCAGCCTGCCCCAAGCTCAGTACAACATTCGCACTCGTCCACTTTTGTGAAAGAGGGCCAAGAAGAAAGACTGACATGGGATCCCCCTGAGTTTGAACCAACGGAGACGTTGTCATCACAAAAG GACAAGGAACATTCCAGACTACGGAGAGAGAAGAACAGGGGTGCGGCCGCTAGGTGTCGCCTCAGGAGAAGGGACCGAGAAGAGAGACTGAGGAAG AACACGGTTCGTCTGGAGAACGCCAACTCTGGACTCCGTGCGGAGATAGCGCGGCTACAGCACGAGCTGAAGGGTCTGTCCACACACGCCATGAGCCACATGGAACTCTGTCATCGCGGGGAGGAACACCGAGGAACACACTGGACCACTGACCAGTTAGCCTGGAGAACACCAACTCAGGACTCCGTGCGGAGATGGCGCGGCTACAGCATGAACACATGTCCACACACGTCATGA